One Vigna unguiculata cultivar IT97K-499-35 chromosome 11, ASM411807v1, whole genome shotgun sequence DNA window includes the following coding sequences:
- the LOC114168758 gene encoding protein DETOXIFICATION 43-like isoform X1, with protein MEENGSSNEPNSNSKWPLFIFFKGARDVFKLDALSRELLGIAFPSALAVAADPIASLIDTAFIGHIGPVELAAAGVSIALFNQASRITIFPLVSITTSFVAEEDTLEKLKEVIVPEEHMLQHMEKGSLKHSNNISPKPLLQNSESKDPEVKSFGSQALQNNHATRDNHTETGDEANKSICKSSWITKSGEKDGKKKKKRRIASASTALLFGTILGLIQTAVLIFAAKPLLRVMGVKPDSPMLNPAEKYLKLRSIGAPAVLLSLAMQGIFRGFKDTTTPLYVIVSGYAFNVILDPILIFTLKLGIKGAAISHVLSQYMMAITLLLILMKKVHLLPPSIKDLQIFRFLKNGGLLMLRVIAVTFCVTLAASLAARLGSIPMAAFQTCLQVWLTSSLLADGLAVAVQAILACSFAEKDYKKTTAAAIRTLQMAFVLGMGLSLTVGLGLYFGAGIFSRNIHVVHLIKIGLPFVAATQPINSLAFVFDGVNYGASDFAYAACSLVVVSIVSVAIEFVLYRAKHFIGIWIALTIYMTLRMLAGVWRMGTGTGPWHYLRGCSLT; from the exons ATGGAAGAGAATGGTAGTTCCAATGAACCAAACAGCAACTCGAAGTGGcctctcttcattttcttcaaagGTGCAAG gGATGTTTTCAAATTGGATGCACTTTCTCGGGAGTTATTAGGGATTGCTTTTCCCTCAGCACTAGCCGTTGCAGCTGATCCAATTGCTTCTCTAATTGACACAGCTTTCATTGGCCACATag GGCCTGTGGAACTTGCTGCTGCAGGAGTTTCCATTGCTTTGTTCAACCAAGCTTCAAGAATCACCATTTTTCCTCTTGTGAGCATCACCACTTCATTTGTGGCTGAGGAAGATACTCTTGAAAAGCTCAAAGAAGTGATTGTGCCAGAGGAACACATGCTTCAACACATGGAAAAAGGTTCTCTCAAACACAGTAATAACATTTCACCAAAACCTCTGCTTCAAAATTCTGAATCAAAGGATCCAGAAGTCAAAAGTTTTGGATCCCAAGCTCTGCAAAATAATCATGCTACAAGGGACAATCACACAGAAACTGGAGATG AAGCCAACAAAAGTATCTGCAAGTCTTCATGGATTACTAAGAGTGGAGAGAAAGatggaaagaagaagaagaagagacgTATTGCTTCAGCATCAACAGCACTACTTTTTGGCACCATCCTTGGTCTTATTCAAACTGCTGTTCTTATATTTGCAGCAAAACCTCTCTTACGTGTTATGGGTGTGAAACCA GATTCTCCAATGCTAAATCCAGCAGAAAAGTACTTAAAACTGAGATCTATTGGAGCACCTGCGGTTCTTCTTTCCTTGGCCATGCAAGGAATCTTTAGAGGGTTTAAGGATACAACAACTCCATTATATGTCATTG tttcTGGATATGCATTCAATGTCATCTTGGACCCAATTCTTATTTTCACATTGAAATTAGGCATCAAAGGAGCAGCCATCTCACATGTTTTATCTCA GTACATGATGGCAATCACTCTTTTACTgatattaatgaaaaaagtgCATCTCTTACCTCCAAGCATAAAGGATTTGCAGATTTTCAGATTTCTTAAAAATG GAGGTTTGTTGATGCTGAGAGTGATAGCAGTGACATTTTGTGTTACCTTGGCAGCATCATTAGCAGCAAGGCTTGGTTCAATTCCCATGGCTGCATTTCAGACATGCCTGCAAGTCTGGTTGACTTCATCTCTTCTTGCAGATGGTTTAGCTGTTGCTGTTCAg GCAATTCTAGCTTGTTCTTTTGCTGAAAAGGACTATAAGAAAACAACAGCAGCTGCAATAAGAACACTGCAAATGGCTTTTGTTTTAGGAATGGGTCTTTCTCTTACTGTTGGACTTGGATTATACTTTGGAGCTGGAATATTCTCTAGAAATATTCATGTTGTGCACTTAATTAAAATAGGCTTACCg TTTGTGGCTGCTACTCAACCAATCAattcactagcctttgtgttTGATGGAGTGAACTATGGAGCTTCTGATTTTGCATACGCAGCATGCTCTCTC GTGGTGGTGTCCATAGTAAGTGTAGCCATAGAGTTTGTTCTCTACAGGGCCAAACATTTCATTGGGATTTGGATTGCACTAACCATATATATGACTCTTCGCATGTTGGCTGGTGTATGGAG GATGGGAACTGGGACAGGACCATGGCACTATCTCAGAGGTTGTTCATTGACTTAA
- the LOC114168758 gene encoding protein DETOXIFICATION 43-like isoform X2: MEENGSSNEPNSNSKWPLFIFFKGARDVFKLDALSRELLGIAFPSALAVAADPIASLIDTAFIGHIGPVELAAAGVSIALFNQASRITIFPLVSITTSFVAEEDTLEKLKEVIVPEEHMLQHMEKGSLKHSNNISPKPLLQNSESKDPEVKSFGSQALQNNHATRDNHTETGDANKSICKSSWITKSGEKDGKKKKKRRIASASTALLFGTILGLIQTAVLIFAAKPLLRVMGVKPDSPMLNPAEKYLKLRSIGAPAVLLSLAMQGIFRGFKDTTTPLYVIVSGYAFNVILDPILIFTLKLGIKGAAISHVLSQYMMAITLLLILMKKVHLLPPSIKDLQIFRFLKNGGLLMLRVIAVTFCVTLAASLAARLGSIPMAAFQTCLQVWLTSSLLADGLAVAVQAILACSFAEKDYKKTTAAAIRTLQMAFVLGMGLSLTVGLGLYFGAGIFSRNIHVVHLIKIGLPFVAATQPINSLAFVFDGVNYGASDFAYAACSLVVVSIVSVAIEFVLYRAKHFIGIWIALTIYMTLRMLAGVWRMGTGTGPWHYLRGCSLT, translated from the exons ATGGAAGAGAATGGTAGTTCCAATGAACCAAACAGCAACTCGAAGTGGcctctcttcattttcttcaaagGTGCAAG gGATGTTTTCAAATTGGATGCACTTTCTCGGGAGTTATTAGGGATTGCTTTTCCCTCAGCACTAGCCGTTGCAGCTGATCCAATTGCTTCTCTAATTGACACAGCTTTCATTGGCCACATag GGCCTGTGGAACTTGCTGCTGCAGGAGTTTCCATTGCTTTGTTCAACCAAGCTTCAAGAATCACCATTTTTCCTCTTGTGAGCATCACCACTTCATTTGTGGCTGAGGAAGATACTCTTGAAAAGCTCAAAGAAGTGATTGTGCCAGAGGAACACATGCTTCAACACATGGAAAAAGGTTCTCTCAAACACAGTAATAACATTTCACCAAAACCTCTGCTTCAAAATTCTGAATCAAAGGATCCAGAAGTCAAAAGTTTTGGATCCCAAGCTCTGCAAAATAATCATGCTACAAGGGACAATCACACAGAAACTGGAGATG CCAACAAAAGTATCTGCAAGTCTTCATGGATTACTAAGAGTGGAGAGAAAGatggaaagaagaagaagaagagacgTATTGCTTCAGCATCAACAGCACTACTTTTTGGCACCATCCTTGGTCTTATTCAAACTGCTGTTCTTATATTTGCAGCAAAACCTCTCTTACGTGTTATGGGTGTGAAACCA GATTCTCCAATGCTAAATCCAGCAGAAAAGTACTTAAAACTGAGATCTATTGGAGCACCTGCGGTTCTTCTTTCCTTGGCCATGCAAGGAATCTTTAGAGGGTTTAAGGATACAACAACTCCATTATATGTCATTG tttcTGGATATGCATTCAATGTCATCTTGGACCCAATTCTTATTTTCACATTGAAATTAGGCATCAAAGGAGCAGCCATCTCACATGTTTTATCTCA GTACATGATGGCAATCACTCTTTTACTgatattaatgaaaaaagtgCATCTCTTACCTCCAAGCATAAAGGATTTGCAGATTTTCAGATTTCTTAAAAATG GAGGTTTGTTGATGCTGAGAGTGATAGCAGTGACATTTTGTGTTACCTTGGCAGCATCATTAGCAGCAAGGCTTGGTTCAATTCCCATGGCTGCATTTCAGACATGCCTGCAAGTCTGGTTGACTTCATCTCTTCTTGCAGATGGTTTAGCTGTTGCTGTTCAg GCAATTCTAGCTTGTTCTTTTGCTGAAAAGGACTATAAGAAAACAACAGCAGCTGCAATAAGAACACTGCAAATGGCTTTTGTTTTAGGAATGGGTCTTTCTCTTACTGTTGGACTTGGATTATACTTTGGAGCTGGAATATTCTCTAGAAATATTCATGTTGTGCACTTAATTAAAATAGGCTTACCg TTTGTGGCTGCTACTCAACCAATCAattcactagcctttgtgttTGATGGAGTGAACTATGGAGCTTCTGATTTTGCATACGCAGCATGCTCTCTC GTGGTGGTGTCCATAGTAAGTGTAGCCATAGAGTTTGTTCTCTACAGGGCCAAACATTTCATTGGGATTTGGATTGCACTAACCATATATATGACTCTTCGCATGTTGGCTGGTGTATGGAG GATGGGAACTGGGACAGGACCATGGCACTATCTCAGAGGTTGTTCATTGACTTAA